One Cryobacterium psychrophilum DNA segment encodes these proteins:
- a CDS encoding TRAP transporter large permease: MTLIIMIAALLLLLALRVPVVIALLVPSLVYVIFDPTANFATAAQQMASGVNSFALLAVPLFILLGGLANESGISERLYNAGVAWIGHIRGSLGYVNVGTSFGFSWMSGAAIADAAAMGRVQVPAMVKRGYDRSFSLGVTGASSLIAPMLPPSIPAIIYAVTAGVSVGALFVAGIVPALVLVATLCFMVWVQTRNREELRLPKSGWGERGRTLLGSLPAAGAAVVVLGGILSGIFTPTEASGIGVLYLFILAIAYRALTWKSIYRMLLSTVETSGSVLLIVASAALFGWTLARERAPQLAAEMILNFTDNPFVFLLLVNIFLLIIGAVLEPTAAILILVPVLAPVAITFGVDPIQFAVMMIFNLVIGLLTPPVGLVLFVLSSVTGAPVPEVIRGVLPFFIPMLLVLVLISLVPALSTWLPGMLGFS, encoded by the coding sequence GTTATATTCGATCCGACTGCGAACTTTGCGACGGCGGCACAACAGATGGCTTCGGGTGTTAACAGCTTCGCACTGCTGGCGGTTCCGTTGTTCATCTTGCTCGGTGGACTGGCAAACGAGTCGGGCATCTCGGAACGACTCTACAACGCGGGTGTTGCCTGGATCGGACATATCCGTGGCAGCCTTGGCTATGTCAACGTCGGCACGAGCTTCGGTTTCTCTTGGATGAGTGGAGCAGCGATTGCTGACGCCGCAGCTATGGGCCGAGTGCAGGTGCCTGCCATGGTGAAACGTGGGTACGATCGAAGCTTCAGCCTGGGCGTGACGGGTGCGTCATCGCTCATCGCTCCCATGTTGCCGCCGAGTATCCCAGCAATCATCTATGCGGTGACCGCCGGTGTGTCAGTGGGTGCGCTCTTCGTCGCAGGCATCGTACCGGCGCTTGTGCTGGTAGCAACACTGTGCTTCATGGTGTGGGTACAGACTCGCAATCGGGAGGAACTGCGTCTGCCCAAGTCTGGTTGGGGCGAGCGTGGACGTACGCTCCTGGGGTCGCTGCCCGCGGCGGGAGCCGCGGTCGTGGTGCTTGGTGGCATTCTCTCTGGCATCTTCACCCCGACCGAGGCCTCCGGCATCGGCGTGCTCTACCTCTTCATCCTCGCGATCGCCTACCGGGCGCTGACGTGGAAGTCGATCTACCGCATGCTGCTGTCCACTGTGGAGACTTCGGGATCCGTGCTTCTGATCGTCGCCTCGGCCGCGCTATTCGGCTGGACACTTGCCCGTGAGCGAGCCCCTCAGCTGGCCGCAGAGATGATCTTGAACTTCACTGACAACCCGTTCGTGTTCTTGCTGCTGGTGAACATCTTTCTGCTCATCATCGGCGCCGTGCTCGAACCCACGGCGGCGATTCTAATTCTGGTCCCTGTGCTGGCACCGGTTGCCATCACCTTCGGGGTGGACCCGATCCAGTTCGCGGTCATGATGATCTTCAACCTGGTGATCGGTCTCCTTACACCACCAGTCGGTCTAGTACTGTTCGTACTTTCGAGCGTCACCGGTGCCCCGGTACCAGAGGTGATCAGGGGCGTGCTGCCATTCTTCATTCCGATGCTGCTAGTGCTGGTGCTCATTTCCCTGGTTCCTGCGTTGAGTACGTGGCTGCCCGGAATGCTCGGTTTCAGCTAG